The Candidatus Omnitrophota bacterium region CGATAACAATGGAAAGTGGTGATGCTTTGACCGGGTTCGTCATAATTGGAATTATCCTGTCAATTCTTATTGCTCTTTGTTTTGTTCGCATATCTATAACAGCACGGTATTCTGAAATCGGACTTGAAGCATGGGCGAAAATCGCTTTTGTCCGTATTCCGCTCTATCCACCAAATAAAAAGGTGCGTACGCAAGCGAAAAAGACAGTCAAAGAAGTTAAAAAAAAGATCAAAGAGGAAACCGAAGAAAAGGGCGGGCCTTTTGAGCAGTTCAAAAGATATTATGATCTTGCGATCGATCTGCTGAAAACGCTTCGCAAAATCATCCGCATCGATCGGCTAAAAGTCCGATTTACCGCCGCAGCAAAGGATGAACCTGCAAAAGCAGCCGTTCTGTACGGAAAAGCTTGGGCAGCGGAGGGTATAATTCTGGCTGTTTTGGAAAATAACATTCAGGTACGGAAAAAAGAGATTGCCATTGAGGTAGATTATCTTGCTGACAGACCGACAATTTATTGTTTTACGAAAGCTTCAGTCTCTGTCGGCGGGCTTTTTCTGGGGGCATTTCGATTTGCTAAAAAATTTATCTCACATAAAGTAAAGGAAAAAGGTGGTACTAAAAATGGAAAAACCAATCGTTGACATGATGTCCGTTACCTTGCAGAAGATCAAGGAAATGATCGATGTGAATACCATCATCGGACAAGCGATTACTGCCCCGGAT contains the following coding sequences:
- a CDS encoding DUF2953 domain-containing protein; the protein is MESGDALTGFVIIGIILSILIALCFVRISITARYSEIGLEAWAKIAFVRIPLYPPNKKVRTQAKKTVKEVKKKIKEETEEKGGPFEQFKRYYDLAIDLLKTLRKIIRIDRLKVRFTAAAKDEPAKAAVLYGKAWAAEGIILAVLENNIQVRKKEIAIEVDYLADRPTIYCFTKASVSVGGLFLGAFRFAKKFISHKVKEKGGTKNGKTNR